The following are encoded in a window of Candidatus Fusobacterium pullicola genomic DNA:
- the treC gene encoding alpha,alpha-phosphotrehalase has protein sequence MNFENKVVYQIYPKSFYDSNNDGIGDLNGITEKLDYIKHLGVDYIWITPFFVSPQKDNGYDVADYCNIDPTYGTMEDFDRLSAEAKKRGIGIMLDMVFNHTSTEHKWFKKALAGEKKYQDFYIFKKGEKNNPPTNWVSKFGGNAWEYVEELESYYLHLFDRTQADLNWENPEVREEIYKVVKFWLDKGVNGFRFDVVNLISKPEKFENDYQGDGRRFYTDGPKIHEYLKGLNQNTFGQKEDIITVGEMSSTSMENCFKYSGKDENELSMVFNFHHLKVDYKNKDKWALQPFDFQELKDILNSWQVGMQEHNAWSALFWCNHDQPRVVSRFGDDKNYWKKSAKMLGTVVHMLRGTPYIYQGEEIGMTNAYFDTISQYKDVESINYHKILMDSGLSDEEAMKIVMERSRDNGRTPMQWSDEINGGFSKGTPWIESIKNYKEINVKNQIDDEDSIFNYYRKLIALRKEHRVIALGKTIPLAENDKNVYMFKRVLENEELLVVTNFYNVECSIELDFEIEGYECILSNNGEKVTLEKNLKLQPYDALVFLKK, from the coding sequence AATTACAGAAAAATTAGATTACATAAAACATCTTGGAGTAGATTACATATGGATAACACCATTCTTTGTATCTCCACAAAAAGATAATGGTTATGATGTGGCTGATTACTGTAATATTGATCCTACATATGGAACTATGGAGGATTTTGATAGACTTTCTGCCGAAGCTAAAAAAAGAGGTATTGGAATTATGCTAGATATGGTTTTTAACCATACTTCTACTGAGCATAAGTGGTTCAAAAAAGCTTTAGCTGGAGAAAAAAAATATCAAGATTTCTATATATTTAAAAAGGGAGAAAAAAATAATCCTCCTACTAACTGGGTTTCTAAATTTGGTGGTAATGCTTGGGAGTATGTAGAAGAGTTAGAAAGTTACTACCTACACCTTTTTGATAGAACTCAAGCTGACTTAAACTGGGAAAATCCAGAAGTTAGAGAAGAGATATACAAAGTAGTTAAATTTTGGCTAGATAAAGGTGTTAATGGTTTCAGATTTGACGTTGTAAATCTTATCTCTAAACCTGAAAAATTTGAAAATGATTACCAAGGTGATGGAAGAAGATTCTATACTGATGGTCCTAAAATACATGAGTACCTAAAAGGTCTTAACCAGAATACCTTTGGACAAAAAGAGGATATCATAACTGTTGGAGAGATGTCTTCTACGTCTATGGAAAATTGCTTCAAATACTCTGGTAAAGATGAAAATGAATTATCTATGGTTTTCAACTTCCACCACTTAAAAGTAGATTATAAAAATAAAGATAAATGGGCTTTACAACCTTTTGATTTCCAAGAATTAAAAGATATACTTAACTCTTGGCAAGTTGGTATGCAAGAGCACAATGCTTGGTCTGCTCTTTTCTGGTGTAACCATGATCAACCTAGAGTTGTTTCACGTTTTGGAGATGATAAAAACTACTGGAAAAAATCAGCTAAGATGCTAGGAACAGTTGTTCATATGTTAAGAGGGACTCCATACATATACCAAGGTGAAGAGATTGGTATGACTAATGCTTACTTTGATACTATCTCACAATACAAAGATGTTGAATCTATCAACTATCATAAAATATTGATGGATAGTGGATTAAGTGATGAAGAAGCTATGAAAATAGTAATGGAGCGTTCTAGAGATAATGGAAGAACACCTATGCAGTGGAGTGATGAGATAAATGGTGGATTCTCAAAGGGAACTCCTTGGATTGAAAGTATAAAAAACTATAAAGAGATAAATGTTAAAAATCAAATTGATGATGAAGACAGTATCTTTAACTACTATCGTAAGCTTATAGCTCTTAGAAAGGAACATAGAGTAATAGCTTTAGGAAAAACTATTCCACTTGCTGAAAATGATAAAAATGTCTATATGTTCAAAAGAGTTTTAGAAAATGAAGAATTATTAGTAGTTACTAACTTCTACAATGTTGAGTGTAGTATTGAGTTAGATTTTGAAATCGAAGGTTATGAGTGTATCCTTTCAAATAACGGAGAAAAAGTAACCCTTGAAAAGAATTTAAAATTACAACCATATGATGCTTTAGTATTTTTAAAAAAATAA
- the treB gene encoding PTS trehalose transporter subunit IIBC — MNEKFRDDALKVIEGVGGKDNISSVTHCMTRLRFVLKDTSKADIKKLEAIKSVKGSFTSGGQFQIIIGNTVAEFYKTMTALFDLKEVSKEESKEYAKKNMNPLERFLSTMAEIFVPLLPAIICGGLILGFRNLIGDIQFGGKTLAESSQFWATVYSFLWLIGEAIFHFLPVGITWSVVRKMGGSQILGIILGITLVSPQLMNAYNIGKAVPDAWDFGVFSIDKVGYQAQVIPAILAGLTLGYIETKLNKIVHESIRIVIVPLISLVVTVFLAHAIIGPVGRILGDFVGHIFQILLTGKFAVIGSIIFGFLYAPLVITGIHHTTNAVEFTLIQQLGGTMIFPLLALSNIAQATASLAMSFASKEVKKDVAIPASISAYLGVTEPALYGVNIKYKYPMICAMIGSACGSGICGFFGVMANSIGVGGLPGILTVKPQYWLVYLIAMIVTMSVTFISTFVYTKKKANI, encoded by the coding sequence ATAAATGAAAAATTTAGAGACGATGCACTTAAGGTAATCGAAGGAGTTGGAGGGAAGGATAATATCTCTTCAGTTACTCACTGTATGACTAGACTTCGTTTCGTTTTAAAAGATACAAGCAAAGCTGATATAAAAAAGCTTGAAGCTATTAAGAGTGTAAAGGGAAGTTTCACTAGTGGAGGACAATTCCAAATAATAATAGGTAATACAGTAGCAGAATTTTATAAAACTATGACAGCTCTTTTTGATTTAAAAGAGGTTTCTAAAGAGGAAAGTAAAGAGTATGCTAAGAAAAATATGAATCCTTTAGAAAGATTCCTTTCTACTATGGCTGAGATATTTGTTCCTCTACTACCTGCAATTATCTGTGGAGGACTTATACTAGGTTTTAGAAATCTTATCGGAGATATCCAATTTGGTGGAAAAACTCTAGCTGAATCTAGCCAATTTTGGGCTACTGTCTATAGTTTCCTTTGGTTAATTGGAGAAGCTATCTTCCATTTCCTACCTGTTGGTATCACTTGGTCAGTGGTTAGAAAGATGGGAGGAAGTCAAATACTTGGAATTATCCTAGGTATTACTTTAGTTTCACCTCAACTTATGAATGCTTATAACATAGGAAAGGCTGTTCCTGATGCTTGGGATTTTGGAGTTTTCTCTATTGATAAAGTTGGATACCAAGCTCAAGTTATTCCCGCTATCTTAGCCGGGCTTACTCTTGGATATATTGAAACAAAGCTTAATAAGATAGTTCATGAGTCTATAAGAATAGTTATTGTTCCTCTTATTTCACTAGTTGTGACTGTATTTTTAGCCCATGCTATAATCGGTCCAGTTGGTAGAATACTTGGAGATTTTGTAGGACATATATTCCAAATCCTACTTACTGGTAAGTTTGCTGTAATAGGTTCTATAATATTTGGTTTCCTATATGCACCATTAGTTATAACAGGAATACACCATACTACTAATGCTGTTGAATTTACTCTGATTCAACAACTTGGCGGAACTATGATTTTCCCTTTACTTGCTCTAAGTAACATAGCACAAGCTACAGCTTCTCTAGCTATGAGCTTTGCATCAAAAGAGGTAAAAAAAGATGTAGCTATCCCAGCTTCTATCTCAGCTTACTTAGGAGTTACAGAACCAGCTCTTTATGGAGTAAATATCAAATATAAATACCCTATGATATGTGCTATGATAGGTTCAGCTTGTGGATCTGGAATATGTGGTTTCTTTGGTGTAATGGCTAATAGTATCGGAGTAGGAGGATTACCTGGAATTTTAACTGTTAAACCTCAATATTGGTTAGTTTACCTTATAGCTATGATAGTTACTATGTCAGTGACATTTATATCTACTTTTGTATATACAAAAAAGAAAGCTAATATATAG